A stretch of DNA from Bacteroidales bacterium:
TAAATTATAAGTTCTACTTCACTTTCTTCAGGAAGCTGATAACAGATAGTTGTCTCAGGGTTGAAAGGATTGAGATAATTATAAATATTATTCGAGGGAGACACAATAATTTCTTTATCAATGGAAACAGGACTTATGCTTTCCAGATCAAGAACTGATATACCAAACCAACTATTGGCTGTAATTAGAAAGTCATCAAATTTCAGCATATCATAAGTTGAAAGATTCCAGGCATAGGTTTCAATAAGTTCTGGATTATTTGGATTTGAAACATCATATGTTAGAATTTCATTCCAGCCATTATCCGCAACAATCAAATAATTCCCATAAATTAACGATTTGCTCTCAATAAATGAATCTCCATGGGGCATTATAGTGTATAGAATATCAATATTCTCAGGATCACTTACATCAATTATATTAATGCCAGACATTCGATCAGCAACTACTATGTTTTGTTCAAATGAAGTTACTCCCTTCGCAATTCCAGGTGTATCATATTCACTTATCAAATCACTATTATTAGGGTCACTTGTATTTAATATTTGCACTCCATTTCCACCAGAAGCGATATAAACCAGCGAATCTGCTACTGGAATAACGCTTAAGCAACCGAGTAGAATAAAGTTACTTAATAGAATTGGATTATTGGGATCGGTCATATCAAACGAATATAAACCCGACGTATCGGTTGCATACATTATGGAGTTTTCTACAAAAATATCAGAACATATAAAATTGAGTTCTATCTCTGAAATTATATTTGGATTTGTCGGATTAGTAACATCAATTATTAGAATACTTTGCGTACTACTTATTAACACTGATGAATCATGGATACTAATTTCATTAACACTACTTAGAGATTCAATAGAGCTTAAATATGAAGGGTTTGCAGGGTCGCTAATGTCAATAATCTGTAAGCTATAATGATCCGCTATATATGCTATTGTTCCAGAGACTATTACTTCTTTTGCAAACCCCGGAGTATCGTATTCACCCAAATATTCCGGATAACCAGGATTGCTGATATCCAAAACCAGTAATCCGTCCCAGTCATTTGCAACCAAAGCCAATGAATCAGAAATGAATATATCATTTGCACAAAAAGTATCAAAAACATTGACTAAGATTGGATTGGAAGGATCATTAATATTTAAGATGTGTAAGCCTGACATACCATAAGCAACATAAGCTAAAGAATCCTCAATTGATACATCGTTCGCATAATATAATCCTGTAATGTTGTAAAATCCCAATAAATTTGGATTCATCAATTCACTAACATCAACCGTCAATATGCCATCAATCCCACATGTTAAATAAGCTACAGAATCAGATACTTCAATCGATTGAACAATGCTGGAAGTTGGAAAGTTCCCAACTTTGTGATATACTGCGTATAAAGTTGTAATCGAAGTCAATAATAGCAGAAAAACAACAATTATATTTTTCGTTTTATCTCCTACCTGCTTAAGTTGTTGCTAATGTTTCGAGCCTGCCACGCCATCCATCATAAACAACCAAACTTTTTATAACAAACCACAAAACCTTTGATAGAAATCTGGTGTAGAGGCTTTTGTTATATGAAAAACCAGAACAAATATACATCTCTTTTTTTAAGTTCAGTTTCCTTATCCATAACGACCTTGTGAAAAAATTTTGCTTCAATTTTTTTTACATCCTCTTATTATATTTTAATTCTATTTATTAGTTCAGCATGGTACTTATCAACTAAACGAGAATACTTGATTAAAATACTTTTTCTATTCGTTTCACTTATATTTCCTTTTCCCATTCCAAAATATACTAAAATTTCTAATGATCTCTCAAATAAGGACGATGAAAGTTCGAAATTAAAATCTGCATTTCTATGTATTTTAGTTTGTGTTGTACTTGATTCAAAATACATTCTCAAAATATCTTCAACAGGATTTATCTCCTCAATAATTAATGAAGCGATATCATCAGCAGGATATCCATAACAAGCACGTTCAAAATCAATTAAGTATACATTATTTCCATCATATATTGCATTATGAGTACCACAATCACTTAAAGTTAATACATATCTATTTTGTTTAGAATCTCGAGCTTTTAATGCAGATACTATTTTATCTTTATTTATATGTATTTTTAATCCAGCTTGGCTCAATAAATCTATCCAATTATAAATTTGTCGGATTCTAATTTCTGCATTTCTCCAAGGAATACTCTTATTAATTGGAGATTCTGAAGATTGGGTTCTAGAATGAATCAAACTAACAAGCTTTACAATAGATTTTTGCAAATCTTTAGTATCAATGCTTTTACTTTCTATATATTCATAAACTATGCGTGAATCATCTTCATATACTATTTTAGGAACTAAAAAGCCTTCATTCGATAAAAGTTGTGATGTTTGACTTTCAACTAATCCTTTTTGGGGGTAATCTTGATCGAAGACAAAAGCTTTTTCTATGAACTTAAAAAATCTTCCATTAGAGGTAGTTATTTCATATAAAAATACTCTGTTACAGTATGCTTCAATTAGCTTAATTTGAGAACTTTCAATTTTTCCAATTTTCTCTTCAATTGATGTAAGTATTGTCATTTTAAGATCAGATTATTTATTCATTTAAGATATTTCTGAAGACTTTTTTTCATTATGGCATCAGATAAGCATTTTACTGAATCAATAAGCTTGTCATTTTTGTAATCTTCAACCAATATGGATAGGTCTGTACAACCTATAACTATATTATTATACTCTGAGTATTCCCTCTCTAACATTTCAATGAATTCTTCTCTTGGATTCTCTCCTTTCAAAGTACGGACTATGACATCAAGGACCTTTCTGTAATTCTCTGGACGCACTATATTTGTATCTCTAAGGTATCTATGATATAATCCTTTCCCAAAAGTTGTTGGCGTAGATAAAAGTAATACCTCTTTAGGGTCTTTTTTCCTTATTCTTTCACATGTTTCTTCAACGATACTTAATACAGTTATTTTGGTTTGCATACGAATAAAATCAATAAAATAATCTAACGTATTACAAGGAAAAACAATAATTTCAACATAATTTCTTTCAAACAAATCTATTGTTCTTCTAAACATACTTTTAATAATATGTTCTGCATTAACATCTTTTGTAATATCAGGTATCGGTAAACTATGAATAATTATTTCAGGATAATCACAATCTAAATAACTATTATAGCTATGTTGAATATCTTTGATTAAATACTTGTAAAGAAGTACTGTTGATTCAGGTCCCATACCTCCAATAATTCCAATTTTCTTAAATTTCATAATCTCATTTCCTCTCAGCTTCAACAATTATTCTAGGCAATCCTTTGGTATATTTTTGGAGAGGGGTATAACTACCCCATATATTTTTTACCTCAAAATCATTCTGTTCAAAAAGAATCTTTAAGAAATTAACATTGTGTCCATAACATATTGTTTCGACAGTTGTCTTTCCTGCTGGCCATTCTAATATTCTTTGTTTACCATAAAAATCTTCATTAGGAGTATCCCACAATAACTTTCCCTTTGACCTAAGAAGGTTCCAACATTTTTTCATAATACTTCTAATTTTGTTTTTATCTTGTGTATATGAAAAACCAGCATGGAGACTAATAATTCCATCAAAAGAAGATGCTGGATACACAAAATCTAGGAAATCCATATTATATGTTCTATTTAATCCTTTTCTAATTGCTTGTTCAAGCATTCCTTTTGATATATCTACTCCTACAATATCATAACCTTTTTCTTGTAATAGTAAACTCACTCTCCCGGTACCACAACCAACATCTAATAACTTACATGGTTCAGGAAAGGTAGAAATAACTAATGATAACTCATCTTCAAGAGTAGATTCCCCTTTTTCCATCCATTTATCATAACGTGTACCCATTAAATCATAAAATGATGTAACATTTTTCATTTTCTATACCTTTTTCTAATAGTAATAGGAACAACATTTAGCACATATAGGAAACCTTTTTTCCAGCAATAAAGTATTTCTAAATTGATTAAAGCGTTTACCTAACCAAATATCAGCTAAAGAATCTTGCATAATGTTTCCTACCTTATATGGAACACATGGAGTACCAATAATACAATCTCCATTTTGGATAATTTCAAATCCTTTAAAAGGTGTTGAACAGACTTTATAAATTGGGAATTCTGAATCATCACCATAGTAAGTTCTCAATTGTTCAGGAGTTAAATCTGGAAAAAATGCTACAAATTCCCCAAACTCAATTTTTGTTCTATCTACTATTCTTAAAATATCTTCTAAAGGAATATCATATGTTTTATTTTCCTTATACATCCTAGTTCCAACTCGCATTTTGGGATACCTTCTATTGTGAGTTTCTGCCATTGCAGGTGATACATATTGAGGATGAAGAAAATCAACCCTATCAATACCAATCTCAAGTGCCATCCCTGCTAAATCATATATTTCAGCATAATTTGATTTTGAAATTGTAAAATTTATATTCAATTCTTGCTTGCTTTCAAATTCAAGTTGACTTTTTCTCAATTCAGTTATTCCTGCAATTACTTTTTCATAAAGATCAGGTATACCTCTAATATGATCATGTGTAGCCTTGAATCCATCTAATGAAACATTCACTGATGCTAAGGACGAATTTGCAATGGCCTTAATATATTTTTGAAGAAAAGTGCCATTAGTAACAAGATCAATTCTACCAGAATAATCCTTAAATATCT
This window harbors:
- a CDS encoding aminoglycoside phosphotransferase family protein; this encodes MTILTSIEEKIGKIESSQIKLIEAYCNRVFLYEITTSNGRFFKFIEKAFVFDQDYPQKGLVESQTSQLLSNEGFLVPKIVYEDDSRIVYEYIESKSIDTKDLQKSIVKLVSLIHSRTQSSESPINKSIPWRNAEIRIRQIYNWIDLLSQAGLKIHINKDKIVSALKARDSKQNRYVLTLSDCGTHNAIYDGNNVYLIDFERACYGYPADDIASLIIEEINPVEDILRMYFESSTTQTKIHRNADFNFELSSSLFERSLEILVYFGMGKGNISETNRKSILIKYSRLVDKYHAELINRIKI
- a CDS encoding amino acid racemase, which gives rise to MKFKKIGIIGGMGPESTVLLYKYLIKDIQHSYNSYLDCDYPEIIIHSLPIPDITKDVNAEHIIKSMFRRTIDLFERNYVEIIVFPCNTLDYFIDFIRMQTKITVLSIVEETCERIRKKDPKEVLLLSTPTTFGKGLYHRYLRDTNIVRPENYRKVLDVIVRTLKGENPREEFIEMLEREYSEYNNIVIGCTDLSILVEDYKNDKLIDSVKCLSDAIMKKSLQKYLK
- a CDS encoding class I SAM-dependent methyltransferase: MGTRYDKWMEKGESTLEDELSLVISTFPEPCKLLDVGCGTGRVSLLLQEKGYDIVGVDISKGMLEQAIRKGLNRTYNMDFLDFVYPASSFDGIISLHAGFSYTQDKNKIRSIMKKCWNLLRSKGKLLWDTPNEDFYGKQRILEWPAGKTTVETICYGHNVNFLKILFEQNDFEVKNIWGSYTPLQKYTKGLPRIIVEAERK
- a CDS encoding radical SAM protein yields the protein MIRRISMDDLQIVFFAITNICNCKCLTCDIGISNRKEDSDSIFLENLNFGVKEYTSPELLQRILEQLREIGPQLYITGGEPLISPIFNLFLEIFKDYSGRIDLVTNGTFLQKYIKAIANSSLASVNVSLDGFKATHDHIRGIPDLYEKVIAGITELRKSQLEFESKQELNINFTISKSNYAEIYDLAGMALEIGIDRVDFLHPQYVSPAMAETHNRRYPKMRVGTRMYKENKTYDIPLEDILRIVDRTKIEFGEFVAFFPDLTPEQLRTYYGDDSEFPIYKVCSTPFKGFEIIQNGDCIIGTPCVPYKVGNIMQDSLADIWLGKRFNQFRNTLLLEKRFPICAKCCSYYY